In Syntrophales bacterium, one genomic interval encodes:
- the acsC gene encoding acetyl-CoA decarbonylase/synthase complex subunit gamma: MPISGSEIVKMLPGRKPCKDCGFPTCFAFAMKLVSGGATVDKCPYLSEEVKAKLADLLAPPIRLVTIGSGEDKLQIGNEEVIYRHDKTFIHPPGIALLISDREDESRVEEKIRKIKNLQFPWVGLNLKADLVAPYFESGEKNKYLALVKKIYDAVDSGMVLISQDMDVLFSARDICADRNPLLYPITGENLDRAIPKIKEKLTPIGVRGKGIEELISLTGKLKDAGVEDLILDPGSESLMEAMRDQTFIRKAALKQSVRPLGYPTITFPCFIAKDGLKEILAAALLIVKYAGIIVLSDFDQYSLLPLLVQRLNIYTDPRFPLAVEEKYYEIGEPAEGSPVLITSNWALTYFIVASAIEATKIPSYLCVKDTEGLGVLTGWAAGKFSGDSIAAFVKKCGIAERVKHKKLVIPGKVARIKGELEDALPGWEIVVGPREAMGLAAFLPEFIKKS; the protein is encoded by the coding sequence ATGCCAATTTCAGGGTCTGAAATCGTAAAGATGCTTCCCGGGAGGAAGCCGTGTAAAGATTGTGGTTTTCCCACCTGTTTTGCCTTCGCTATGAAGCTCGTATCTGGCGGAGCGACTGTGGATAAGTGCCCTTATCTCTCAGAAGAGGTGAAGGCAAAGCTCGCGGATCTATTAGCGCCACCAATAAGGCTCGTTACCATAGGCTCGGGAGAAGATAAGTTGCAGATCGGGAACGAGGAGGTGATATATCGTCATGATAAGACCTTTATCCACCCACCAGGGATCGCTCTTCTCATCTCGGACAGGGAAGATGAATCGAGAGTGGAGGAGAAGATAAGAAAGATAAAAAATCTTCAGTTCCCCTGGGTTGGTCTGAATCTGAAGGCGGACCTTGTGGCCCCATACTTTGAATCGGGAGAGAAGAATAAGTATTTAGCTCTGGTGAAAAAAATCTATGATGCGGTAGACTCGGGCATGGTATTGATCTCCCAGGATATGGATGTCCTTTTTTCTGCCCGGGATATATGTGCGGACAGAAATCCCCTTCTCTACCCGATAACCGGAGAGAACCTCGATAGGGCAATACCGAAGATTAAAGAAAAGCTTACACCAATAGGGGTTCGTGGGAAAGGTATAGAAGAGTTGATATCTCTGACTGGCAAGTTAAAGGATGCGGGGGTTGAAGATTTAATCCTGGACCCGGGCTCTGAGAGCTTGATGGAGGCGATGAGAGATCAGACTTTTATCAGGAAGGCGGCCTTAAAGCAGAGCGTAAGACCCCTCGGCTATCCAACCATTACCTTCCCTTGTTTTATAGCCAAAGATGGTCTGAAGGAGATCCTTGCCGCTGCCCTGTTAATAGTAAAATACGCAGGCATAATCGTCCTTTCCGATTTCGACCAATACTCTCTCCTTCCCCTTTTAGTACAGAGGCTTAATATCTATACTGACCCCCGCTTTCCCCTGGCGGTAGAAGAGAAGTACTATGAAATAGGGGAACCGGCTGAAGGGTCGCCTGTTCTGATCACTTCAAACTGGGCATTGACATACTTTATTGTCGCGTCGGCGATTGAGGCCACTAAAATCCCCTCTTATCTCTGTGTGAAGGATACAGAGGGGCTTGGTGTCCTTACAGGTTGGGCGGCGGGTAAGTTCAGCGGGGATTCTATTGCCGCATTCGTCAAGAAATGTGGCATCGCTGAGAGGGTAAAACACAAAAAGTTAGTTATCCCCGGGAAGGTGGCACGTATTAAAGGGGAATTAGAGGATGCCCTGCCGGGGTGGGAAATTGTGGTTGGGCCCAGAGAGGCGATGGGATTGGCGGCATTCCTTCCCGAGTTTATTAAGAAGAGTTGA
- a CDS encoding AAA family ATPase, with protein MGKIIVSTGRGGTGKSSFVVLFTRYINAYPILLVDLDPDGSLVGMLGVDLEKEGKRTVSEALYNIIGEMGDIKGTDDGSTSDLIRGMIKGGDCLYKDGKFDLISLGEKLTPGCYCMADEIIKDAISELVQNYEKIVVDSPAGLEHLNRKITPRIDDLFVILDPSEKSIKHIERIKHVARGVKISYKHLYLIGNYRFTEEAEEYLRNTGETYAGRIDYDPDVRGYNLKGKSLLELPEDSPASLSIKKILLRVGYELTS; from the coding sequence ATGGGTAAAATAATCGTCTCTACGGGAAGAGGGGGAACGGGAAAATCGTCCTTTGTCGTCTTATTTACCAGATATATCAATGCCTATCCCATCTTGCTTGTTGATCTTGATCCTGATGGAAGCTTAGTTGGGATGCTTGGTGTGGATCTGGAAAAGGAAGGGAAAAGGACCGTATCGGAGGCGCTCTACAATATTATTGGAGAAATGGGGGATATCAAGGGAACAGATGATGGTTCTACTTCTGATTTAATAAGAGGTATGATCAAAGGTGGTGATTGTCTATATAAAGATGGAAAATTTGATCTTATCTCCCTGGGGGAAAAGTTAACCCCAGGTTGTTATTGTATGGCCGATGAGATAATTAAGGATGCCATTTCTGAACTGGTTCAAAACTATGAAAAAATAGTGGTGGATTCACCTGCCGGGTTAGAGCATTTGAACCGAAAGATAACACCTCGTATAGATGATTTGTTTGTCATATTAGATCCCTCAGAGAAGTCAATAAAGCACATAGAAAGGATTAAACATGTTGCAAGAGGGGTAAAAATCAGCTATAAGCACCTTTACCTGATAGGGAACTATAGATTTACTGAGGAAGCGGAAGAATATTTACGAAACACAGGCGAAACTTATGCAGGAAGAATAGACTATGACCCCGATGTGAGGGGATATAACCTGAAAGGTAAGTCCTTACTGGAGCTACCCGAAGATTCACCTGCCTCGCTGTCCATTAAAAAAATACTGCTAAGGGTTGGTTATGAGCTTACTTCCTGA
- a CDS encoding 4Fe-4S dicluster domain-containing protein, with the protein MMNQDEKRGQRGDSFLSEVVNASGETIDSCYQCQKCSAGCPVAYAMGILPHQILRHIQYGHREKVLSSRTIWICASCYTCGVRCPNNISIARVMDTLRHLAIHAGVKLGEEDVPIFHSVFLDAIKKGGRVYELGLIFQFKSKTRDFLKDTELGWKMFRRGKIRLLPPPFSSKKEIREIFNVYEKGKRG; encoded by the coding sequence ATGATGAATCAAGACGAAAAGAGAGGCCAGAGGGGAGATTCTTTCCTCTCGGAAGTAGTTAATGCGAGCGGTGAGACAATAGATAGCTGTTATCAGTGTCAGAAGTGTTCCGCAGGGTGTCCGGTTGCCTATGCGATGGGTATCCTTCCCCATCAGATCCTCCGCCACATACAGTACGGCCATCGGGAGAAGGTTCTCTCTTCGAGGACCATCTGGATTTGCGCCTCATGTTATACCTGTGGCGTTCGCTGTCCCAATAACATCAGTATTGCCAGAGTCATGGATACCTTAAGGCACTTGGCGATTCATGCGGGGGTCAAGTTAGGGGAAGAGGACGTTCCCATTTTCCACTCCGTCTTTTTGGATGCCATCAAAAAAGGGGGAAGGGTTTACGAGCTTGGCCTCATCTTCCAGTTTAAGTCTAAGACCCGGGACTTTCTCAAAGACACCGAGTTGGGATGGAAGATGTTCCGCCGGGGAAAGATTAGGCTCCTCCCCCCCCCCTTCAGTTCTAAAAAAGAGATCAGGGAGATCTTCAACGTTTATGAGAAAGGAAAGAGAGGTTGA
- a CDS encoding AAA family ATPase — translation MPRKIVSTGRGGAGKTTFVALSSRYLKPPSLLIDLDPDLSLGDMLGVDLHREGKRTVSEVLYDVIDERQGGGSPLVSVNERLESLIWSDCLYEDVRFDLITLGTKDFEGCYCFPDHLLKKTILGVAKNYTNIIIDSPAGLEHLNRKIVSDIDDLFVILDPSEKSLKHIERVKDITKAVGIHYNHFYLVANYMFDEESERYLQLTGETYLGKIDYDTDVEEYNLKGRSLLDLPEDSPACLAVMNILARAKLV, via the coding sequence ATGCCGAGAAAAATTGTTTCCACAGGAAGAGGGGGGGCAGGAAAAACAACCTTCGTTGCCTTAAGCAGTCGCTATCTCAAGCCCCCGTCACTCCTTATTGACCTCGATCCTGACCTTAGTCTGGGAGATATGCTGGGAGTTGATCTTCACAGAGAAGGAAAAAGGACGGTAAGTGAAGTACTCTATGATGTTATTGATGAAAGGCAGGGTGGTGGGAGTCCTCTGGTTTCGGTAAACGAGAGGCTTGAGTCTTTAATATGGAGTGATTGCTTATATGAGGATGTAAGGTTTGACCTTATCACTCTGGGAACAAAGGATTTCGAAGGCTGCTATTGCTTTCCTGACCATCTATTAAAGAAAACCATCCTCGGGGTAGCCAAGAACTACACGAATATTATCATAGACTCACCGGCAGGGCTGGAACATTTAAATCGGAAGATAGTTTCAGATATAGATGATCTGTTTGTTATCCTGGATCCCTCCGAGAAATCTCTGAAGCATATCGAAAGGGTCAAGGATATTACCAAGGCAGTGGGGATCCACTATAACCACTTTTATCTGGTGGCAAATTATATGTTTGATGAAGAGTCAGAAAGATATCTGCAACTTACAGGTGAAACTTACCTGGGGAAGATAGATTATGATACCGATGTGGAAGAGTATAACCTGAAAGGAAGATCCTTGCTCGACTTGCCTGAAGATTCACCTGCCTGCCTCGCTGTCATGAATATTTTAGCCAGGGCAAAATTGGTTTAA
- a CDS encoding NADH-ubiquinone oxidoreductase-F iron-sulfur binding region domain-containing protein, whose protein sequence is MTFREVEDKARSEWETLQNRIYITISTATCGRAAGALDIADLINKELARRSMEIPVIETGCMGLCYAEPLVTISKLESLRIVYHNITPELVPRLIDGYILGDDPCLELALGTLETEGENGPYIPELSRFEHELRLILRRCGYIDPKNIYHYIANGGYRGLDKALRMSPEEIIGKVKGSGLRGRGGAGFPAGSKWELCRTAKDTPKYVICNGDEGDPGAFMDRVILESDPQQVIEGMIIAGYAIGAREGYIYVRAEYPLAVERTQVALRQAKELGFLGDDIMGSGFGFHIEIAKGAGAFVSGEATALVSAMEGRRSEPRPRPPRLAEAGLWAKPTLLNNVKTFSYVPLIIEWGADWFSGIGTKRSKGTAVFALAGKVNNPGLTEVPMGTTLREIVYDIAGGMQNGKRFKGVQIGGPSGGCLPESLLDTPVDFDSLREAGSMMGSGGMIFMDEGDCAVDTAEFFLDFVTRESCGKCTMCRLGTLHLLHILEDITKGRGKMEDIDLLLALAEDVKGGSLCGLGSTAPNPILTTLRYFRDEYEAHIGEKRCPALVCKELIAYYILPEKCDRGCEHCVLVCPTEAIKGGKGEVKVIDQNKCSKCSSCLQVCPPEYNAVVKLSPISELPP, encoded by the coding sequence ATGACTTTCAGGGAGGTTGAGGATAAGGCAAGGTCAGAATGGGAGACCCTGCAGAATAGGATCTATATTACCATAAGCACAGCTACCTGTGGTAGGGCAGCCGGCGCTTTAGATATAGCCGATCTCATCAATAAAGAACTGGCTCGGCGAAGCATGGAAATCCCGGTCATAGAGACGGGGTGCATGGGGCTATGTTATGCCGAGCCATTGGTTACCATATCCAAACTCGAATCCCTCCGTATCGTATATCATAACATAACTCCAGAGCTTGTCCCACGTCTGATCGATGGTTACATCTTAGGTGATGACCCCTGTCTGGAGCTTGCCCTGGGAACCCTCGAGACAGAGGGGGAGAACGGTCCCTATATCCCCGAACTTTCCCGGTTTGAACACGAGTTACGTCTGATACTACGTCGCTGTGGCTACATTGACCCTAAAAATATCTACCACTATATCGCCAATGGTGGCTATCGTGGTCTTGATAAAGCACTGAGGATGTCGCCTGAGGAGATAATTGGGAAGGTAAAAGGGTCAGGGCTCCGAGGGCGAGGTGGTGCCGGGTTTCCTGCCGGCAGTAAATGGGAACTATGCCGCACTGCTAAGGATACACCAAAATATGTGATATGCAATGGAGACGAAGGAGACCCTGGTGCATTTATGGATCGAGTTATCCTGGAGAGCGACCCACAGCAAGTTATCGAGGGGATGATTATTGCTGGCTATGCCATAGGTGCCAGGGAGGGTTATATCTATGTTCGTGCCGAATATCCTCTCGCAGTTGAACGAACGCAGGTTGCCTTGAGACAGGCTAAGGAATTGGGTTTCCTCGGGGATGATATTATGGGTAGCGGTTTTGGTTTTCATATCGAGATAGCAAAGGGGGCTGGCGCTTTTGTCTCTGGTGAAGCGACGGCACTGGTTTCTGCTATGGAAGGAAGGAGGAGTGAACCGAGACCGAGACCTCCTCGTCTTGCAGAAGCTGGATTATGGGCCAAACCTACCCTGTTAAACAATGTGAAAACCTTTTCCTATGTCCCTTTGATAATTGAGTGGGGAGCAGACTGGTTTTCCGGGATTGGTACCAAAAGGAGTAAGGGTACAGCGGTGTTTGCCCTGGCAGGCAAGGTTAACAATCCTGGTCTCACCGAGGTGCCCATGGGGACGACATTACGCGAGATTGTTTATGATATTGCCGGTGGTATGCAAAATGGGAAACGATTTAAAGGGGTACAGATTGGTGGTCCCTCAGGAGGTTGTCTTCCAGAAAGTCTGCTTGACACCCCTGTTGACTTTGATTCCCTGCGTGAGGCTGGCTCCATGATGGGTTCAGGTGGGATGATCTTTATGGATGAGGGTGATTGTGCTGTTGATACGGCCGAATTCTTTCTTGACTTTGTTACGAGGGAATCCTGTGGTAAGTGCACTATGTGTCGCCTGGGGACCTTACATCTGCTCCACATTCTGGAGGACATCACGAAAGGGAGAGGGAAAATGGAAGACATTGATCTTCTCCTTGCCCTGGCTGAAGACGTGAAGGGGGGATCACTTTGTGGCTTGGGAAGTACAGCCCCTAATCCTATCCTTACTACCTTGCGCTATTTCCGAGATGAATACGAGGCCCATATAGGGGAAAAACGTTGCCCGGCATTGGTGTGTAAGGAGCTTATCGCCTATTACATCCTCCCTGAGAAGTGTGATAGGGGATGTGAACATTGTGTCCTGGTCTGTCCAACAGAGGCGATTAAAGGGGGGAAGGGGGAAGTAAAGGTTATTGATCAGAATAAGTGTTCTAAATGCAGCTCATGCCTTCAAGTTTGCCCTCCTGAATACAATGCGGTAGTAAAGCTTTCGCCAATTAGTGAACTTCCGCCATAG
- a CDS encoding CoB--CoM heterodisulfide reductase iron-sulfur subunit B family protein produces MKEVSYYPGCSLHGTAREYDESCRGVSDILGIKLSELEDWNCCGASSAHCTDERLSIALAGRNLDIANKSARELLVPCVACFSRLKAAEKEIGEGGVPIRYALEFFSDEPVLEEMKKRLVRPLSGLKVVCYYGCLAVRPPQLTGVKEHENPQHMDRVVEAIDAEPIPWSYKTDCCGSSLMLARTDIVKKLTGRLLSMAREAEADCIVVGCPICQANLDTRQEELEKEAGENFNLPILYFTELMGLALGHKDVKKWLGRHIVDPTKMLSKKGLI; encoded by the coding sequence TTGAAAGAAGTTTCTTATTACCCTGGATGTTCCCTCCACGGGACGGCAAGGGAGTATGACGAGTCATGCCGGGGCGTCTCAGATATCCTCGGTATCAAGCTTTCTGAGCTTGAGGACTGGAACTGCTGCGGTGCAAGTTCCGCCCACTGTACGGATGAGCGGTTGTCCATCGCGCTTGCCGGCCGGAATCTTGACATTGCCAACAAATCCGCCAGGGAACTGCTTGTCCCCTGTGTAGCCTGTTTTAGCCGGCTTAAGGCAGCGGAAAAGGAAATAGGGGAGGGAGGTGTTCCCATCCGGTATGCCCTTGAATTCTTTTCCGACGAGCCGGTCTTAGAGGAGATGAAGAAGAGGCTGGTCAGACCCCTTTCCGGGCTTAAGGTCGTCTGTTATTACGGGTGTCTTGCCGTTCGCCCCCCGCAGCTTACGGGAGTGAAAGAACATGAAAACCCTCAGCATATGGACAGGGTGGTGGAAGCGATTGACGCCGAGCCGATACCTTGGTCGTATAAAACTGACTGTTGTGGATCCTCCCTGATGCTGGCGCGGACAGATATTGTAAAAAAATTGACTGGACGCCTCCTCTCTATGGCCAGAGAGGCAGAGGCAGATTGCATCGTTGTAGGTTGTCCTATCTGTCAGGCCAATCTCGATACCCGCCAGGAGGAGCTGGAAAAGGAGGCAGGAGAAAACTTTAACCTCCCTATCCTCTATTTTACAGAGTTAATGGGATTGGCACTCGGCCATAAAGATGTAAAAAAATGGTTGGGCCGGCATATTGTTGACCCCACCAAAATGCTGAGTAAAAAGGGATTGATTTAA
- the nuoE gene encoding NADH-quinone oxidoreductase subunit NuoE translates to MKKEMTGEEREKLAGIIHGYRGERRELIPLLQEIQEELGYLPREAMEEIANFLRIPKVLVWGVATFYNQFRFVPLGKYPIRVCLGTACHLAGGNLILEALERELNITVGGTTEDYKFSMERVACIGCCMLAPVVVIKTKIYPGMTPFKVEESLIPYKQDSLSP, encoded by the coding sequence TTGAAAAAAGAGATGACCGGGGAGGAAAGAGAGAAATTAGCCGGGATTATACATGGGTACAGGGGAGAGAGGAGAGAGTTGATCCCCCTCTTGCAGGAGATCCAGGAAGAGTTGGGCTATCTCCCCCGGGAGGCAATGGAGGAGATAGCCAACTTCCTCAGGATACCGAAGGTATTGGTTTGGGGAGTCGCTACCTTCTATAATCAGTTTCGTTTTGTTCCCCTTGGTAAATACCCGATCAGGGTTTGTCTTGGGACCGCCTGTCATCTGGCAGGGGGCAACCTTATCCTGGAGGCCCTGGAGAGGGAGTTAAACATTACGGTAGGAGGGACTACCGAAGATTATAAATTTAGCATGGAGAGGGTCGCCTGCATAGGCTGCTGTATGCTGGCTCCCGTTGTAGTAATAAAGACTAAAATTTATCCGGGGATGACACCTTTTAAGGTGGAGGAATCTCTGATACCTTATAAGCAGGATTCTCTGTCTCCTTGA